ACCCATCTCCAAGATGGACGGCTCACGGATGCCATTGCCGGGGCACTTCTTGTCGTGCCCCGCCTTCTCGTGGTACGGCATGCTCTTGGCGGAGCAACCATTGGCGCCGGCGTTGGGGCAGGCGACGCGGATGGAGCGCAGGATGCGCTCCACGGCCAGGCAGCGGGTGTACTTGGTCGGGGCGAAGCAGCGGCTGTAGCCGTAGCCCGTCTTCACGAAGCAGGACTCGCATTTACCCTTGTCCGGGAGATCGCCGTGGCAGGGCGGGCACACGACGTGCCCGGCCGCGCACTGCACACGCCGATTTGCGCAAGTTAGATCTAGGTGAATTTGTTGCGGATTAACACAAGTAGTACTAGCTAGGAACATGCATATGGATCTCGATCCGAACCTGGAAGACCGGAGGAA
The Brachypodium distachyon strain Bd21 chromosome 2, Brachypodium_distachyon_v3.0, whole genome shotgun sequence genome window above contains:
- the LOC104583002 gene encoding putative E3 ubiquitin-protein ligase SINA-like 9, yielding MIKAEPQQQVSSMITVDVDSQALHCPKCLGPLVPPVFQCAAGHVVCPPCHGDLPDKGKCESCFVKTGYGYSRCFAPTKYTRCLAVERILRSIRVACPNAGANGCSAKSMPYHEKAGHDKKCPGNGIREPSILEMGPCGGAVS